The following coding sequences lie in one Opitutales bacterium genomic window:
- a CDS encoding amino acid adenylation domain-containing protein encodes MPFEFYNHYGPTEGTVLVISGLIEHSTQAPKVPPMGKQFADNQLWILDECLNPVPQGAVGELCIGGTQVALGYFGRPDTTAGCFVPNPYSSEAGARLYRTGDQVRMLPDGSFSFEGRRDRQIKLRGNRIELDEIEQKLRASHLCKEFVVRLETDLPSGPQLAAFVVPASPELGASDAETYLRNQLPDSMIPGIWISLDALPINANGKIDNKALDTLAAQSSNIEKASVDAASSPILEAVIESYKSVLGLSHISAHDSFFHLGGHSLNVMQVVSLLRDMLEIDLPLKTVFDTPGAASLAQRIEAEFLGSGKNRPAIKATPQKERYPLSFAQERLWLLSQMPAETDPYFVTLALKLTGIVDDRALQKSLSLLVERHTTLRTAILADKGQEPHQTIIDQTTVLVERADWSQQNPEEQLTSLQAFVKKEAERPFFLNNGSPLRATQVKMSATETALILTVHHIAIDGWSLSVLSRDWLACYEAAVSGLSPALPDLSIQYVDYALWQRTWLTGEVLDELLAFWRDELGSVPYLDLPTDAPRPARITYRGAAHPFTVDAYTTQRIRALAVDEGATLSMTLMAAFAATLRAFSQQDDFAIGMPVANREGSNTEDLIGFFVNTLAIRCQFDDATHFADLLSSIRQRALQAYQHRELPFEKLVEELKPERDLSRSPLFQVMFTFQNLPETAADSRDLNISSYPVDLGTAKFDLTLTMQENADSLKGSLEYNTDLFEPTTAERIVGSLNYLLSIAADIDDVSLKSLSLLTEQDQRLLLGYNHTERTYDSIDHLAGFLRRQANETPEEIAVVMDDTQWSYREFLERVNFWAHYLVKIGLSHEGRVAVYLDRSPDMVLALHAIVTAGGAYIPIDPNYPQDRVTYLVEDSAPEIILTSAARRGEVGEARAKVITMDAVPYEPDVPSPDLPEGRDRLAYLIYTSGSTGRPKGTMISHAAIINRLQWMQEAFNIGPGDRILQKTPYSFDVSVWEFFWPFMTGATLVLAEPEKHKDPAYLAEIIDQHRITTLHFVPSMLKAFLNYNAQNHHPSLRTVVCSGEALEYDTQIDFKRRFPHAQLENLYGPTEAAVDVSHWPATTEREDACVPIGKPIANATLHILDSHFNPTAPGVPGELYIGGVQLARGYLNRPELTAERFLPDPFSPSPSARLYRTGDKARFLPDGNIEYLGRLDFQVKLRGFRIELGEIESSMRDILGVADAVVVIRQDERNFTQLVAYIVAESGADFEVDQIRQPLAQALPDYMIPSVYVFLESLPLSPNGKLDRTALPEPEQIQESPEKDDAPLSPIESVVASIWKDVLKIPELSASSNFFELGGHSLLATQILSRIRETFRMEVTMITLFESPNLRDFTQRIVEQSEKPEFIEKIAQAWLKIQAMTPEEKEALRRRKAAAAKG; translated from the coding sequence TTGCCCTTCGAATTTTATAACCACTACGGACCGACCGAGGGGACCGTTCTAGTCATCTCAGGACTCATAGAGCATTCAACGCAGGCGCCCAAGGTTCCGCCTATGGGTAAACAATTCGCAGACAACCAGCTCTGGATATTGGATGAATGCCTGAACCCCGTGCCCCAGGGTGCCGTAGGCGAGCTGTGTATTGGCGGAACACAGGTCGCTCTAGGCTACTTCGGACGACCGGATACCACCGCAGGCTGTTTCGTTCCAAACCCATATAGCTCTGAAGCGGGTGCACGACTTTATCGCACAGGTGACCAGGTGCGCATGCTACCCGACGGAAGCTTCAGCTTCGAAGGGCGTCGCGATCGACAGATCAAGCTGCGCGGCAACCGGATTGAACTCGATGAAATCGAGCAAAAACTGCGCGCCTCGCACCTTTGCAAGGAATTTGTAGTGAGGCTTGAAACGGATTTACCATCCGGCCCCCAGCTCGCGGCTTTTGTCGTACCCGCCTCGCCGGAGCTCGGTGCATCAGACGCCGAAACATACCTGCGCAACCAGTTACCTGACTCGATGATACCGGGAATCTGGATATCTCTCGACGCATTACCGATCAACGCCAACGGCAAGATTGATAACAAAGCACTGGATACGCTTGCGGCACAGTCTTCGAACATTGAAAAAGCGTCCGTGGATGCCGCCTCGAGTCCTATACTCGAGGCTGTCATCGAGTCTTATAAGAGCGTCCTTGGGCTTTCGCACATCTCAGCTCATGATAGCTTTTTTCACCTCGGCGGCCATTCTCTCAACGTCATGCAAGTCGTCTCTCTACTCCGCGACATGCTCGAGATTGATCTCCCGCTCAAAACAGTGTTCGACACACCTGGAGCTGCCTCACTCGCTCAACGCATCGAAGCCGAATTCCTTGGCTCCGGCAAAAATCGCCCAGCAATCAAGGCAACCCCACAAAAGGAGAGATACCCTCTATCCTTCGCTCAAGAACGGCTCTGGCTTCTCAGCCAAATGCCAGCGGAAACCGATCCCTACTTCGTTACTTTAGCATTGAAACTAACTGGCATTGTCGATGATCGGGCACTCCAAAAATCACTGAGCCTTTTAGTCGAACGTCACACAACTCTGCGCACAGCCATCCTTGCAGACAAAGGACAGGAGCCTCACCAGACGATTATAGATCAAACCACGGTACTGGTAGAACGCGCAGATTGGTCTCAACAAAACCCTGAGGAACAACTCACCAGCCTGCAGGCATTTGTCAAAAAAGAGGCAGAGCGCCCCTTCTTTCTGAATAACGGTTCCCCGCTCCGCGCCACTCAAGTAAAAATGAGTGCTACAGAAACAGCATTGATTCTCACGGTGCATCACATTGCGATTGATGGTTGGTCACTCAGCGTGCTGTCGCGGGATTGGCTTGCATGCTACGAAGCAGCAGTCTCCGGCTTATCTCCAGCCCTTCCAGATCTGAGCATTCAGTATGTGGACTACGCCCTGTGGCAGCGAACCTGGTTGACTGGCGAAGTGCTCGATGAGCTGCTCGCATTTTGGCGAGATGAACTTGGGAGCGTACCCTACCTAGACTTGCCGACTGACGCACCGCGCCCAGCACGCATAACCTACCGCGGTGCAGCGCACCCCTTTACAGTCGATGCTTATACCACCCAGCGAATTAGAGCTCTGGCAGTCGATGAAGGGGCTACGCTCTCGATGACCCTGATGGCCGCATTTGCTGCCACATTACGCGCATTTAGCCAGCAAGACGATTTCGCCATCGGCATGCCGGTGGCCAATCGTGAAGGAAGCAACACCGAAGACCTCATTGGTTTTTTCGTCAACACTCTGGCGATTCGATGCCAGTTCGATGATGCGACACATTTCGCTGACTTATTGAGCTCCATTCGTCAGCGTGCTCTCCAGGCTTATCAACACCGTGAGCTGCCTTTTGAGAAGCTAGTTGAGGAACTGAAGCCAGAGCGTGATCTAAGCCGCTCGCCTCTGTTTCAGGTCATGTTCACGTTTCAGAATTTACCGGAAACGGCGGCTGATTCTAGAGATCTAAACATCAGCTCCTACCCTGTAGATCTAGGCACAGCAAAGTTCGACCTGACGCTCACAATGCAGGAGAACGCCGACTCATTAAAGGGGTCGCTGGAATACAACACAGACCTATTCGAGCCAACAACTGCTGAGCGTATCGTAGGCAGCCTGAATTACCTTCTTTCGATTGCTGCCGATATCGACGATGTCTCGCTCAAATCTCTGTCACTGTTGACCGAGCAGGATCAACGGCTTTTGTTAGGCTACAACCACACGGAGCGCACCTATGATTCGATCGACCACCTTGCCGGATTTCTGCGCAGGCAAGCAAATGAAACGCCCGAGGAAATCGCCGTCGTTATGGACGACACTCAATGGTCCTATCGTGAATTCCTTGAGCGTGTTAATTTTTGGGCGCACTATTTGGTCAAAATCGGTCTGAGTCATGAGGGACGTGTCGCTGTCTACCTCGATCGGTCGCCTGATATGGTTTTGGCGCTGCATGCCATCGTTACCGCTGGAGGTGCCTATATACCGATCGACCCAAATTATCCCCAGGACCGCGTTACTTACCTCGTGGAAGACAGCGCCCCCGAAATCATTCTCACTTCGGCTGCACGTCGCGGTGAAGTCGGTGAGGCACGGGCTAAAGTCATCACCATGGATGCGGTTCCCTATGAGCCTGACGTTCCCTCGCCTGATCTTCCTGAGGGTAGAGATCGATTGGCCTATTTGATTTATACTTCAGGCTCCACCGGTCGTCCCAAAGGTACGATGATCAGCCACGCGGCGATCATCAATCGTCTACAGTGGATGCAAGAGGCCTTCAACATAGGGCCGGGTGATCGTATCTTACAAAAGACCCCTTACAGTTTCGATGTGTCGGTTTGGGAGTTTTTCTGGCCTTTCATGACGGGTGCCACCCTAGTTTTGGCGGAACCTGAGAAACACAAAGACCCCGCATACCTAGCCGAAATCATCGACCAACACCGCATCACAACGCTCCATTTCGTGCCGTCGATGCTCAAGGCTTTTCTTAACTATAATGCCCAGAATCACCACCCCAGCCTGCGCACTGTGGTATGCAGTGGTGAAGCCTTAGAATACGACACCCAGATCGATTTTAAGCGTCGCTTCCCGCATGCCCAGCTAGAGAATTTATATGGACCAACCGAGGCAGCTGTGGACGTGTCCCATTGGCCAGCGACTACCGAGCGAGAAGATGCATGCGTTCCCATCGGAAAACCCATTGCCAACGCGACGCTCCACATCCTCGATAGCCATTTCAATCCTACCGCGCCGGGCGTACCAGGTGAACTCTATATCGGAGGCGTTCAACTTGCACGGGGTTACTTAAACCGACCCGAACTGACAGCGGAACGCTTCCTACCCGATCCATTTTCACCGTCACCCAGTGCACGCCTATATCGAACCGGCGACAAAGCGCGCTTCTTACCAGATGGTAATATCGAATACCTTGGCCGTCTCGACTTTCAGGTAAAACTGCGCGGCTTCCGTATCGAGCTGGGCGAAATCGAATCGAGTATGCGCGATATTCTTGGCGTTGCAGATGCAGTCGTGGTTATCCGCCAAGACGAACGTAACTTCACCCAATTGGTAGCCTATATCGTGGCAGAATCCGGTGCGGACTTCGAAGTCGACCAGATCCGTCAGCCTCTGGCTCAAGCGCTTCCTGATTACATGATTCCAAGTGTTTACGTTTTTCTAGAATCTTTGCCACTTTCCCCTAATGGAAAGCTAGACCGCACAGCGCTACCTGAGCCGGAACAGATACAGGAGTCACCAGAAAAAGATGACGCGCCGTTGAGTCCGATAGAATCGGTGGTCGCAAGCATTTGGAAAGACGTTCTTAAAATCCCAGAACTCTCAGCATCCAGCAACTTCTTCGAGCTCGGTGGCCACTCTCTCCTCGCGACACAAATCCTATCCCGCATCCGTGAGACCTTCCGCATGGAAGTCACCATGATCACTCTCTTTGAATCCCCAAACTTGCGCGACTTTACCCAACGTATTGTTGAACAGTCCGAAAAACCTGAGTTTATCGAAAAAATCGCTCAGGCCTGGCTCAAAATCCAAGCGATGACCCCGGAAGAAAAAGAGGCACTTCGCCGGCGCAAAGCTGCGGCTGCAAAAGGCTGA